One window of Pleurocapsa minor HA4230-MV1 genomic DNA carries:
- a CDS encoding mercuric reductase, which produces MNNQNHAVTIEPWDEYNQELLANVHPPDWINPTPADYYDLVVIGAGTAGLVTAKGAAGLGIGLKVAMIEKNLLGGDCLNVGCVPSKCLIRSSRVAAQMRSALPYGVQPPEHIAIDFPAVMARMRQIRTKISPIDSAVAAKKAGVDVFFGEARFKNKDTITVGGQDLKFKKAVIASGARAVQPKIRGIEETGYLTNESVFSLTSLPKKLAVIGGGPIGCELAQAFQRLGSEVTLFHKGSHVLDKEDIDAAEIVQQGLIKEGIRLVLNCQIESVSQNPEGKVINLISDDRGSESLVVEEILVGAGRQPNVESLNLEAVGVEYDARKGVKVNDYLQTSNSKIYGAGDICMNWKYTHAADAAARIVIKNTLFSPFGLNQSKLSDLVMPWVTFTDPEIAHVGMYEDEAQAKGIDCKTITIDFEDVDRALADGETEGLLKILHKQGSDEILGATIVARHAGEMISEITTAMIGGMGLSKLSTVIHPYPTQAAAIKQAADAYRRTLLTEKTKKLLGFLSKLS; this is translated from the coding sequence ATGAATAATCAAAATCATGCGGTGACAATTGAACCCTGGGATGAATATAACCAGGAATTACTGGCAAATGTTCATCCTCCTGACTGGATAAATCCAACTCCTGCCGACTATTATGATTTAGTAGTTATTGGTGCTGGTACAGCAGGACTCGTTACGGCGAAAGGTGCAGCAGGTTTGGGTATTGGGCTAAAGGTAGCCATGATTGAAAAAAATTTGCTGGGGGGGGACTGTTTGAATGTTGGCTGTGTTCCTTCTAAGTGTTTAATTCGGTCTTCTCGCGTGGCGGCACAAATGCGCTCAGCCTTGCCTTATGGAGTGCAACCACCAGAACATATTGCGATCGATTTTCCTGCCGTGATGGCAAGAATGCGTCAGATCAGAACTAAGATTAGTCCGATAGATTCAGCAGTAGCTGCCAAAAAAGCAGGGGTTGATGTATTTTTTGGTGAGGCTAGATTTAAAAATAAGGATACTATTACCGTTGGCGGGCAAGATCTGAAGTTTAAAAAGGCGGTCATTGCCTCTGGTGCGCGTGCTGTTCAACCAAAGATTAGAGGTATCGAAGAAACTGGTTATTTAACTAATGAAAGCGTTTTCTCTTTAACTAGCTTACCAAAGAAACTAGCAGTGATTGGTGGAGGCCCGATTGGTTGTGAATTGGCTCAGGCTTTCCAGCGCTTAGGCAGCGAAGTAACTTTGTTTCACAAGGGTTCTCATGTACTTGATAAAGAAGACATCGATGCAGCGGAGATCGTCCAGCAGGGATTAATTAAGGAGGGTATTCGTTTAGTCTTAAACTGCCAAATAGAAAGTGTCTCTCAAAACCCTGAAGGTAAGGTAATCAACTTGATTAGCGATGATCGCGGTTCGGAATCTCTTGTCGTTGAGGAAATCTTGGTCGGTGCAGGCAGACAACCTAATGTCGAGAGTCTCAATTTAGAAGCTGTCGGGGTTGAATATGATGCTAGAAAAGGAGTTAAGGTTAACGATTATCTGCAAACCAGCAACTCAAAAATCTATGGTGCAGGGGATATCTGCATGAACTGGAAGTATACCCATGCAGCAGATGCAGCAGCCCGAATTGTGATTAAAAATACCTTGTTTTCACCCTTTGGCTTAAATCAATCAAAACTCAGCGATCTAGTTATGCCCTGGGTAACCTTTACCGATCCTGAAATTGCCCATGTTGGCATGTATGAAGACGAGGCACAAGCAAAAGGTATTGACTGCAAGACAATTACAATCGATTTTGAGGATGTCGATCGCGCTTTAGCAGACGGCGAAACAGAAGGCTTGCTCAAAATTCTCCACAAGCAAGGCTCAGACGAAATTCTTGGGGCTACCATTGTGGCGCGTCATGCTGGCGAAATGATTAGCGAAATTACCACGGCGATGATTGGCGGGATGGGTTTAAGTAAGCTCTCAACTGTCATTCATCCTTACCCTACCCAAGCAGCAGCTATTAAACAGGCTGCCGATGCTTATCGTCGAACTTTATTAACCGAGAAAACTAAGAAGCTTCTGGGCTTTTTATCCAAGTTGTCTTAA
- a CDS encoding Uma2 family endonuclease, with the protein MVQTPAKPITLDEFLALPETKPASEYINGKITQKPLPPGKHSTIQGELIITLNGSLKPAKTARAFPELRCTFGGRSTVPDVAVFTWARIPRDSDGAIADSFQAAPDWTIEILSPDGRLKLPNSIRETRPYQSHTRVTRNILHCLDNGTQLGWLIDPSEQSIFAYYPQQQPAFFEDLNAVLPVPDFAQSFRLTLGELFGWLLD; encoded by the coding sequence ATGGTACAAACACCAGCAAAACCAATCACCCTAGATGAGTTTCTTGCCTTACCAGAAACCAAACCCGCTAGCGAATATATCAACGGGAAAATAACTCAAAAACCTCTGCCACCAGGAAAACACAGCACAATCCAAGGAGAACTAATTATTACTCTTAATGGTTCTTTAAAACCTGCAAAAACTGCTCGTGCTTTCCCAGAACTAAGATGCACTTTTGGCGGACGTTCAACTGTACCTGATGTAGCTGTATTTACTTGGGCTAGAATTCCTCGCGACAGCGATGGAGCGATCGCTGATTCTTTTCAGGCTGCACCAGATTGGACAATCGAAATATTATCTCCAGACGGGCGGCTCAAGCTCCCGAATTCGATTCGGGAGACGCGCCCTTATCAAAGTCATACCAGAGTAACTCGAAATATTCTGCACTGTTTAGACAACGGTACACAGTTGGGATGGTTAATCGATCCCAGTGAACAGTCTATCTTTGCCTATTATCCACAACAGCAACCTGCTTTTTTTGAGGATCTTAATGCTGTTTTACCCGTTCCCGATTTTGCCCAGTCGTTTCGGTTAACTTTAGGTGAGCTATTTGGTTGGTTATTAGATTAA
- a CDS encoding TIGR04376 family protein — protein sequence MGLFDDINQFLEERLDEFLQNNPHLELQALEEQLREQEQDTVKLISRLQLEEKSLQDQILAIANDIQTWHGRIGKAEKANRQDLADAAREREAELLRQGNQIWGQMAGVKQRTTQAKELLLQVKQKRQELKQSAQAQAQSTSTTKSSSDTIGWDRGANPPQYGRSADPLEAEFQKWEVDEELEQIRKNLN from the coding sequence ATGGGTTTATTTGATGACATTAATCAATTTTTAGAAGAGCGACTCGATGAATTCTTGCAGAACAATCCCCATCTTGAATTACAGGCATTAGAGGAGCAATTACGCGAACAGGAACAAGATACCGTTAAGCTGATTTCTCGACTTCAGTTAGAAGAAAAAAGCCTCCAGGATCAAATTCTGGCGATCGCCAATGATATTCAAACTTGGCACGGTAGAATTGGCAAGGCGGAGAAAGCTAATCGACAGGATTTAGCAGATGCAGCCAGAGAGCGAGAAGCTGAATTACTTAGGCAAGGCAATCAAATTTGGGGACAGATGGCGGGGGTTAAACAGCGCACCACCCAAGCTAAAGAATTGCTATTACAAGTTAAGCAAAAGCGTCAAGAGCTTAAACAGTCTGCTCAAGCTCAAGCTCAATCTACTAGCACTACCAAATCCTCTAGTGATACGATTGGCTGGGATCGGGGTGCTAATCCTCCTCAGTATGGTCGTAGCGCCGATCCTTTAGAAGCTGAATTTCAAAAATGGGAAGTGGATGAAGAGCTAGAGCAAATCAGAAAAAACCTGAATTAG
- a CDS encoding DUF2103 domain-containing protein — MSSDGRLVWNHSTHLPGLIPILEKLIECPGITTVTPGRIKKTRSHIPKMKLKISVPIRGGYKVIARQGKTVQEVFILSTLEQSELEQAIANLC, encoded by the coding sequence ATGTCTTCTGATGGTCGCTTGGTTTGGAATCATTCAACGCATCTTCCTGGCTTGATTCCGATCTTGGAAAAACTGATCGAGTGTCCAGGAATCACTACTGTAACCCCTGGCCGAATTAAAAAAACCAGAAGTCACATTCCCAAAATGAAGCTGAAAATATCTGTCCCCATCAGAGGTGGTTATAAAGTTATTGCTCGTCAGGGAAAAACCGTACAGGAAGTGTTTATCCTCAGTACTCTAGAACAGTCAGAGTTAGAGCAGGCGATCGCTAATTTATGCTAA
- a CDS encoding TVP38/TMEM64 family protein — translation MSSNQHLKIIVPVLVLVLVGMILLAAPVQAETVANSGFNLQELLRNALQWVNDLGAIAPIAFIFIYIIATVAFLPGSVLTLGAGVLFGIIQGSLYVFVGATVGATLAFLVGRYLARGWISQKIAGNPKFSAIDRAVGQEGFKIVLLTRLSPVFPFNLLNYGLGVTGVALKDYVLASVGMIPGTIMYVYIGSLAGSIATIGSDTDTNANPVAQWAIRIIGLIATVAVTLYVTKIARKALDESIDPINY, via the coding sequence ATGAGCAGCAATCAGCATTTAAAAATAATAGTCCCAGTCTTAGTGCTAGTCTTAGTTGGGATGATTTTGCTGGCTGCACCAGTCCAAGCAGAGACAGTGGCTAATAGTGGATTTAACCTTCAAGAACTATTACGCAACGCTCTCCAGTGGGTTAATGATTTGGGTGCGATCGCGCCGATCGCTTTTATTTTTATTTATATCATTGCCACTGTAGCTTTTCTCCCTGGTTCAGTGCTTACTCTGGGTGCTGGGGTATTATTTGGCATTATTCAAGGTTCGCTTTATGTATTTGTAGGTGCAACTGTTGGTGCGACTCTCGCCTTTTTAGTTGGTCGCTATCTAGCTAGAGGCTGGATCTCGCAGAAAATTGCAGGAAATCCGAAATTTAGTGCGATCGATCGCGCTGTCGGTCAAGAAGGCTTTAAGATTGTCTTGTTAACGCGACTATCTCCCGTATTTCCCTTCAATCTCTTAAATTACGGTTTAGGAGTTACAGGAGTAGCTCTCAAGGACTATGTGTTAGCTTCCGTTGGTATGATTCCTGGCACAATCATGTATGTGTACATTGGCTCTTTAGCAGGCAGCATTGCCACGATTGGGAGCGACACAGATACTAATGCTAATCCTGTGGCGCAATGGGCAATTAGAATTATTGGCTTGATTGCTACTGTAGCCGTAACTCTGTATGTCACTAAAATTGCTCGTAAAGCACTGGATGAATCGATTGATCCTATTAATTACTGA
- a CDS encoding Gfo/Idh/MocA family oxidoreductase → MMIVDSVLLKVGIVGTGYAARKRAEALKSDPRTELLVATGNTPVKLQEFCQTYAVSAVDSWSELVNLPQLDLIFICTINQGCGAIAKAAILAGKHVVVEYPLALEVEVAQEVIELAAAKQKLLHVEHIEIIGGLHQALKQYLPQIGKVFHASYTTIAAQHPVEPSWKYHRQQFGFPLSAALSRIHRLTDLFGTVEKVSCDNRYWNLPNSDSAYFTACFCQAQLSFHNGITADITYGKGDIFWQSDRTLEIYGEAGKIRFKGEKGTLINAENEQDIPVTPRRGLFAQDTAMVLDYLLAQKPLYLQPQASLYALKVANAARESSSTKQTIYLD, encoded by the coding sequence ATGATGATTGTAGACTCAGTTTTGCTTAAGGTTGGCATTGTTGGTACGGGATACGCAGCCAGAAAAAGAGCAGAAGCCCTCAAATCCGATCCACGCACAGAATTATTAGTGGCAACGGGAAACACCCCTGTAAAACTACAAGAGTTTTGCCAAACATACGCTGTGTCAGCAGTTGATTCCTGGAGTGAATTAGTCAATTTACCACAGCTTGATTTGATTTTTATCTGTACGATTAACCAAGGGTGTGGTGCGATCGCCAAAGCGGCGATCTTAGCGGGAAAGCATGTAGTAGTTGAGTACCCCCTAGCATTAGAAGTTGAAGTTGCTCAAGAAGTGATTGAGTTAGCCGCCGCCAAACAAAAGTTACTTCATGTTGAACATATCGAGATTATTGGTGGTTTACATCAAGCGCTTAAGCAATATTTACCGCAAATTGGTAAAGTCTTTCATGCCAGCTACACTACTATTGCTGCGCAACATCCTGTTGAACCAAGCTGGAAATATCATCGGCAACAGTTTGGTTTTCCCCTCTCCGCAGCATTATCGAGAATTCATCGCTTGACTGATTTATTTGGCACTGTGGAGAAAGTTAGCTGCGATAATCGCTATTGGAATTTACCTAATTCAGATTCCGCTTATTTTACCGCCTGTTTTTGTCAGGCTCAACTTAGCTTTCACAATGGCATTACAGCAGATATTACCTATGGTAAAGGAGATATCTTTTGGCAAAGCGATCGCACTCTGGAAATTTATGGTGAAGCAGGCAAAATTAGGTTTAAAGGCGAAAAAGGAACGTTAATTAACGCAGAAAATGAGCAAGATATTCCTGTAACTCCTCGTCGTGGTTTATTTGCTCAAGATACGGCAATGGTTTTAGATTATCTATTGGCACAGAAACCGCTTTATCTACAGCCTCAAGCTAGTCTTTACGCCCTAAAGGTGGCAAATGCTGCCCGTGAATCTTCCTCCACCAAACAAACAATTTATCTTGATTAA
- a CDS encoding TspO/MBR family protein, protein MIPSWLAIGLITLAIPFTCNRFISSRDFRWFKRLRRPDWLTFEGAIPVIWTVVFICGAWSAYNVWEADPGSVSTWLIMGFYIVVETAISLYTVVMCKSRSLKIGTIIGGTGFFLGAILAVIVQPISNNALWLLVPYLFWSPIGTFVTWQMMQLNPIDV, encoded by the coding sequence ATGATTCCTTCTTGGCTGGCAATTGGACTTATTACCCTAGCTATTCCCTTTACCTGTAACCGCTTTATTTCTAGCAGAGATTTTCGCTGGTTTAAACGCTTGCGCCGTCCTGACTGGCTAACCTTTGAAGGGGCAATTCCTGTTATTTGGACGGTGGTTTTCATCTGTGGAGCATGGTCAGCCTACAATGTTTGGGAAGCCGATCCTGGTAGTGTCTCTACATGGTTAATAATGGGTTTCTATATAGTAGTGGAAACAGCGATATCGCTCTATACCGTTGTGATGTGTAAATCTCGTAGCCTCAAGATTGGCACAATTATTGGCGGCACTGGATTTTTTCTGGGAGCAATATTGGCGGTGATCGTGCAACCTATCTCGAATAATGCATTGTGGCTACTAGTTCCCTATTTGTTCTGGAGTCCTATAGGAACATTTGTGACCTGGCAAATGATGCAGCTTAATCCTATAGATGTCTAA
- the clpS gene encoding ATP-dependent Clp protease adapter ClpS: MSLTPTVVKEKAGQTITQHYPNYKIIVLNDDHNTFPYVIECLLKYIPGMNGDRARELTDQIHFEGQAMVWVGPQEQAELYHQQLSRAGLTMAPLEQA, translated from the coding sequence ATGAGTCTTACTCCTACTGTCGTTAAAGAAAAAGCTGGTCAGACCATCACGCAGCACTATCCCAACTATAAAATCATTGTGTTGAATGACGATCACAACACTTTTCCTTATGTAATTGAGTGTTTGCTGAAATATATCCCTGGAATGAATGGCGATCGCGCTCGCGAATTAACCGATCAAATTCATTTTGAAGGACAGGCAATGGTTTGGGTTGGCCCTCAAGAACAAGCAGAACTATATCACCAACAGTTGAGCCGTGCAGGATTAACTATGGCTCCCTTGGAACAAGCGTAA
- a CDS encoding metallophosphoesterase — protein MKFVSDPDIAVKIAQMKRRVCWQEKLISDKAIAQTKLVIDDADTDNPNFSFLVIGDSGSGSHLRYEPQRKIAEMMLQEESRFVLHTGDVVYQVGSKEYYQQNFISPYREFLVGGEKPKQLAYDRLTFKKPFFLVPGNHDYYDLPLIYGVLVQATWLPRRLLRGRIDLDVGWHGSNQGDAYARAFLDYLAEINLGNLNQHLDKYYTAKHTGDRCLQYQPEKFTRLPNRYYTFRYGGIDFFALDSNTFNDPLAIPDTEEGDNRREQLLIRQSQLTEQEQKIQNAIDQLNPDDSDDAEQIDDYYAKLEHIAESQRDIEKQLNQQQQMTDWEQLNWFKSSLVTSWQDENVRGRVVLFHHPPYVTEATKWDQGQTLAVRDRLRQAFNEAAAEIGALPEGRSIVDLVLSGHAHCLEHLQTKDTGHADSNIDWIVCGGSGHSLRRQREEGTVLYQDADLNSQPIGQSRLYVGRNGSRRNHKRPYSFLRIDVQAGNKPKFTVNPLVAEWHQRQWHEYAIEPFVI, from the coding sequence ATGAAGTTCGTCTCTGATCCTGATATTGCAGTAAAGATCGCTCAAATGAAACGTCGGGTGTGCTGGCAAGAAAAGTTAATCTCAGACAAAGCGATCGCTCAAACTAAATTAGTTATTGATGATGCAGATACTGATAATCCCAATTTTTCCTTTCTGGTAATTGGCGATAGTGGCTCTGGGTCTCATCTTAGATATGAACCTCAACGTAAGATAGCCGAGATGATGCTACAAGAAGAATCTCGTTTCGTGCTGCATACAGGGGACGTTGTTTATCAAGTAGGGTCGAAAGAATATTATCAGCAAAATTTCATCTCTCCCTATCGAGAATTTTTAGTGGGAGGAGAAAAACCAAAACAGCTTGCTTACGATCGTCTAACTTTTAAAAAGCCTTTTTTTCTAGTTCCAGGCAATCATGACTATTACGACCTGCCTCTGATCTACGGTGTTTTGGTACAGGCTACCTGGTTACCTCGTCGGTTGCTGCGGGGACGAATTGATTTAGATGTGGGGTGGCATGGCTCCAATCAAGGAGATGCTTATGCTAGGGCATTTCTTGATTATTTAGCTGAAATCAATTTAGGTAATCTCAATCAACACCTAGACAAATATTACACGGCCAAACATACAGGCGATCGCTGTCTACAATATCAGCCAGAAAAATTTACTCGTTTACCCAACCGATATTATACTTTTCGCTATGGCGGGATCGACTTTTTTGCCCTAGATTCCAACACTTTTAACGATCCTCTAGCAATTCCTGACACAGAAGAGGGTGATAATCGACGAGAACAGCTGCTAATTCGTCAAAGTCAATTGACAGAACAAGAACAGAAAATTCAAAACGCAATTGACCAACTAAATCCTGATGATAGTGATGATGCCGAACAGATCGATGACTATTATGCCAAACTAGAACATATTGCCGAAAGCCAGAGAGATATTGAAAAACAGCTCAATCAACAGCAACAAATGACCGATTGGGAACAGCTGAATTGGTTTAAGTCTAGTTTAGTTACATCTTGGCAAGACGAAAATGTTCGGGGAAGAGTCGTCTTGTTCCATCATCCTCCTTACGTTACCGAAGCTACCAAGTGGGATCAGGGACAGACTTTGGCAGTACGCGATCGCCTACGTCAAGCATTTAATGAAGCAGCAGCGGAAATAGGTGCATTGCCTGAAGGACGCTCCATTGTCGATCTAGTCTTATCGGGACACGCTCACTGTCTAGAACATCTTCAGACCAAAGATACAGGACATGCCGATTCTAATATTGACTGGATTGTCTGTGGTGGTAGTGGTCATAGCTTACGCCGTCAAAGGGAAGAAGGTACAGTACTTTATCAAGATGCCGATTTAAACTCGCAACCTATTGGTCAATCACGTCTATATGTGGGACGAAATGGTAGTCGCCGAAATCATAAACGTCCTTATTCTTTTTTGCGGATTGATGTCCAGGCAGGTAACAAACCCAAGTTTACTGTTAATCCTTTAGTAGCGGAATGGCATCAACGTCAGTGGCATGAATATGCGATCGAGCCTTTTGTAATCTAA
- a CDS encoding c-type cytochrome, which produces MFAKLISTLLVFLTAAMFTFATPALAGDAASGGKIFSANCAACHAGGKNVINGAKTLQKEALDKYEMNSLENIIYQVNNGKNAMPAFKGRLTDAQIEDVATYVLSQAENGW; this is translated from the coding sequence ATGTTTGCCAAACTTATATCAACGTTGTTAGTATTTTTAACTGCTGCAATGTTCACCTTTGCTACTCCTGCTCTCGCGGGGGATGCTGCTAGTGGAGGTAAAATTTTTAGTGCCAACTGCGCTGCTTGCCATGCAGGGGGAAAGAATGTGATTAATGGAGCTAAAACCCTGCAAAAAGAGGCTCTCGATAAATATGAAATGAATTCCCTTGAGAATATTATCTACCAAGTGAATAATGGTAAGAATGCGATGCCAGCATTTAAAGGTCGTTTAACTGATGCGCAAATTGAGGATGTAGCAACCTATGTTTTGTCTCAAGCGGAAAATGGTTGGTAA
- the petE gene encoding plastocyanin has product MTKRITLLLSALVLVVSTFFLGVNPAAAETVSVKMGTDNGMLKFDPATVTIKAGDTVKWENNKMSPHNVVFEKAADKSHKNLVFSPGDGYESTFNEAGEYSYYCEPHRGAGMVGKVVVQ; this is encoded by the coding sequence ATGACTAAAAGAATAACCTTGTTATTGTCCGCACTAGTATTAGTAGTATCCACTTTCTTCCTCGGCGTTAACCCCGCAGCAGCAGAAACTGTTTCTGTAAAAATGGGTACTGATAATGGAATGCTTAAGTTTGACCCTGCTACGGTAACAATCAAAGCTGGCGATACAGTGAAGTGGGAAAATAACAAAATGTCTCCCCACAACGTAGTATTTGAAAAAGCGGCTGACAAATCTCACAAAAACCTCGTGTTTTCCCCTGGAGATGGTTACGAAAGCACTTTTAACGAAGCTGGTGAATACTCTTACTACTGTGAGCCTCACCGTGGTGCTGGCATGGTTGGTAAGGTTGTAGTTCAGTAA
- the recA gene encoding recombinase RecA has product MATRANTSSNTSNASNSDKDKALNLVLKQIERNFGKGAIMRLGDAAQMRVETIPSGALTLDVALGGGLPKGRIIEIYGPESSGKTTLALHAIAETQKAGGVAAFVDAEHALDPTYSAALGVDIENLLVAQPDNGESGLEIVDQLVRSAAVDLVVVDSVAALTPRAEIEGEMGDNQVGLQARLMSKALRKIAGNIGKSGATVIFLNQLRQKIGISYGSPEVTTGGNALKFYCSVRLDIRRIQTLKKGNEGMYGIRAKVKVAKNKVAPPFRIAEFDIIFGQGISTIGCLLDLAEDLEIVIRKGAWYSYKGENVGQGRDNTINYLQENPEVAAEIEAKVRADIKEGKNAAPASPNAFHDDDDDADSEEE; this is encoded by the coding sequence ATGGCAACTCGCGCAAACACTTCTAGTAATACTAGTAATGCTAGTAATTCGGATAAAGACAAAGCTCTCAACTTAGTTTTAAAGCAGATTGAGCGCAATTTTGGTAAGGGTGCAATTATGCGTTTGGGTGATGCTGCCCAAATGCGGGTAGAAACTATTCCCAGCGGAGCATTAACCCTTGATGTCGCCCTAGGAGGTGGCTTACCCAAAGGCAGAATCATTGAAATATATGGGCCAGAAAGTTCAGGTAAAACAACTCTTGCCCTTCACGCGATCGCCGAAACCCAAAAAGCAGGAGGAGTAGCTGCCTTCGTCGATGCAGAACATGCTTTAGATCCGACCTATTCGGCAGCATTAGGGGTAGATATTGAGAATTTATTGGTAGCACAGCCAGATAACGGCGAATCGGGTTTAGAAATCGTCGATCAGCTAGTGCGATCGGCAGCAGTAGACTTAGTAGTAGTAGACTCCGTAGCTGCATTAACTCCTCGCGCCGAGATTGAGGGCGAAATGGGAGATAATCAAGTCGGCTTACAGGCGCGTTTAATGAGTAAAGCCTTAAGAAAGATTGCGGGTAATATTGGTAAATCGGGAGCTACGGTAATCTTCCTCAATCAGCTACGGCAGAAAATTGGGATTAGTTATGGTAGTCCTGAAGTAACTACTGGTGGTAATGCCCTCAAGTTTTATTGCTCGGTGCGCCTAGATATTCGTCGCATACAGACTCTGAAAAAAGGCAATGAAGGGATGTATGGAATTCGTGCCAAAGTTAAAGTTGCTAAAAATAAGGTTGCACCTCCTTTCCGTATTGCCGAATTTGATATTATCTTCGGTCAGGGAATTTCTACCATTGGCTGTTTGTTAGATTTAGCAGAAGACTTGGAGATCGTCATCCGCAAGGGTGCGTGGTATAGCTACAAGGGCGAGAATGTTGGTCAGGGTAGAGATAATACGATTAATTACCTACAAGAAAACCCCGAAGTGGCAGCCGAAATAGAAGCGAAAGTCAGAGCGGATATAAAAGAGGGGAAAAATGCAGCACCAGCATCTCCTAATGCCTTTCATGATGATGATGACGATGCGGATTCTGAAGAAGAATAA
- a CDS encoding DUF3493 domain-containing protein translates to MIDLSPEELARARKNNLSPEKYARLKAESKAPYRGLRKFFYVAFGASGLIGAFVFLAKLAAGQDLANNLPNFALQIGVVALMVFLFRIDQAKDEK, encoded by the coding sequence ATGATAGATTTATCCCCCGAAGAATTAGCACGAGCCAGAAAAAATAACCTTTCCCCTGAGAAATATGCTCGTTTGAAAGCAGAATCTAAAGCTCCCTACAGAGGCTTGCGCAAGTTTTTCTATGTTGCTTTTGGCGCATCGGGTTTAATTGGCGCGTTTGTATTTTTGGCAAAGTTAGCAGCAGGTCAAGATTTGGCAAATAACTTGCCGAACTTTGCTCTCCAGATTGGAGTAGTTGCGCTGATGGTGTTTCTATTTCGGATCGATCAAGCTAAAGATGAAAAATAA